The following are encoded in a window of Pseudomonas sp. St316 genomic DNA:
- a CDS encoding glycerate kinase: protein MKIIIAPDSFKDSLSAQGVADAIALGLAEVWPDAQLIKCPMADGGEGTVESVLAACNGQWRHTRVRGPLGVAVEARWGWLAESRTAIIEMAEASGLQLVPPGQRDACSSSTYGTGELIRAALDEGAGRVILAIGGSATNDAGAGAMQALGVVLLDDQGQPLPPGGLALANLSRIDLSDLDPRLARVSFEIAADVDNPLCGPHGASVVFGPQKGASVAQVQALDRALGHFAEHCAQALNKDVRDEPGSGAAGGLGFAAKAFLGAQFRTGVDVVAQLTGLAEAVSGADLVITGEGRFDAQTLRGKTPFGVARIARQHGVPVVVIAGTLGEGYQALYEHGIDAAFALANGPMTLQQACADAPRLLSERARDIARLWRVAHR from the coding sequence ATGAAAATAATCATCGCCCCCGACTCGTTCAAGGACAGCCTCAGCGCCCAGGGTGTCGCCGATGCCATCGCCCTTGGGCTGGCCGAGGTCTGGCCGGATGCGCAGTTGATCAAATGCCCGATGGCGGACGGCGGGGAGGGGACGGTGGAGTCGGTGCTGGCAGCCTGCAACGGTCAGTGGCGCCACACCCGTGTCCGCGGTCCGTTGGGGGTTGCCGTCGAGGCGCGCTGGGGCTGGTTGGCCGAGAGCCGCACCGCGATCATCGAAATGGCCGAGGCCAGTGGCTTGCAATTGGTGCCGCCGGGGCAACGCGATGCCTGTTCCAGCAGTACCTACGGCACTGGCGAGCTGATTCGCGCCGCCCTCGATGAAGGCGCCGGGCGGGTGATCCTGGCGATCGGCGGCAGTGCCACCAACGACGCCGGGGCCGGTGCGATGCAGGCCCTTGGCGTGGTGTTGCTGGATGACCAGGGCCAGCCGCTTCCTCCCGGCGGCCTGGCCTTGGCGAACCTGTCGCGCATCGACCTGAGCGATCTCGACCCACGCCTGGCCCGGGTCAGTTTCGAGATCGCCGCCGATGTCGATAACCCGCTGTGCGGCCCCCATGGTGCGTCCGTGGTTTTCGGTCCGCAGAAGGGCGCCTCGGTTGCTCAAGTGCAGGCGCTGGACCGGGCGTTGGGGCATTTCGCCGAACATTGCGCCCAGGCGTTGAACAAGGATGTGCGAGATGAGCCGGGCAGCGGTGCCGCCGGTGGCCTGGGGTTCGCGGCCAAGGCGTTCCTGGGCGCGCAGTTTCGTACCGGTGTGGACGTTGTCGCCCAGTTGACCGGGCTGGCCGAGGCGGTCAGCGGTGCCGATCTGGTGATCACCGGCGAAGGCCGTTTCGACGCCCAGACCCTGCGCGGCAAGACCCCCTTCGGCGTGGCCCGTATCGCCCGCCAGCACGGAGTACCGGTGGTGGTCATTGCCGGCACGCTGGGGGAGGGTTACCAGGCGCTGTACGAACATGGCATCGACGCCGCCTTCGCCCTGGCCAACGGACCGATGACCTTGCAGCAAGCCTGCGCCGACGCCCCGCGCCTGCTGAGCGAGCGTGCGCGGGACATTGCACGGCTTTGGCGGGTGGCGCATCGATAA
- a CDS encoding DUF4946 domain-containing protein, whose product MIRPFLSLFVLLFAWIASVGGVQADEPQIAWPQGWVAEPLPADAAAPGPLRQRATKSDSAGNAVMVMELTTTAVEPDHQVNLQGVLLEMRKSIQKDFFQDGYQSVCTKIHASMLGGVTALETTCTITQNGRHVLSQALVAALNEGKAYVLSYAGQAQVFVESQDEIQSVRNSLKL is encoded by the coding sequence ATGATTCGACCGTTCCTTTCGCTGTTTGTCCTGTTGTTTGCCTGGATTGCGAGTGTCGGCGGCGTCCAGGCGGACGAACCGCAGATTGCCTGGCCCCAAGGCTGGGTTGCCGAGCCGCTGCCCGCCGATGCAGCGGCGCCGGGGCCGTTGCGACAACGTGCAACCAAGAGCGATTCGGCAGGCAACGCCGTGATGGTCATGGAGTTGACCACGACTGCTGTCGAGCCCGATCACCAGGTCAACTTGCAAGGCGTGTTGTTGGAAATGCGCAAATCGATCCAGAAGGATTTCTTCCAGGACGGTTACCAAAGTGTCTGCACTAAGATCCATGCTTCCATGTTGGGCGGCGTAACTGCGTTGGAAACCACTTGCACGATCACGCAAAACGGACGGCATGTATTGTCTCAGGCACTCGTCGCGGCACTAAATGAGGGCAAGGCTTATGTGCTGTCCTATGCAGGGCAGGCGCAGGTGTTTGTTGAAAGCCAGGATGAAATACAGTCGGTGCGAAACAGTTTGAAACTATAA
- a CDS encoding histone-like nucleoid-structuring protein, MvaT/MvaU family: protein MSRLAEFRAAEKALQEQLKQLESLKNDAGLKKEIEFEEKLQGLMKTYGKSLRDIVAILDPNPSKASLQSTKPTKTRRARVVKVYQNPHSGELIETKGGNHRGLKAWKEQYGAATVDSWLRG, encoded by the coding sequence TTGTCCAGACTCGCTGAATTTCGTGCAGCCGAAAAGGCCCTTCAAGAACAGCTCAAGCAGTTGGAATCGCTGAAGAACGATGCCGGGCTCAAGAAGGAAATCGAATTCGAGGAAAAGCTCCAGGGACTGATGAAAACCTACGGCAAGAGCCTGCGCGACATCGTCGCGATCCTCGACCCGAACCCGTCCAAGGCGAGCCTGCAATCGACCAAACCCACCAAGACCCGCCGTGCGCGAGTGGTAAAGGTTTACCAGAACCCGCACTCCGGCGAGTTGATCGAGACCAAGGGCGGCAATCACCGCGGCCTGAAAGCCTGGAAAGAACAGTACGGTGCAGCTACCGTCGACTCCTGGTTGCGCGGTTGA
- a CDS encoding MFS transporter — protein MSQSAIALLATPDEKNTVYKRITLRLIPFIFICYLFNYLDRVNVGFAKLQMLDALKFSETVYGLGAGIFFIGYVLCGVPSNLALTRFGPRRWIALMMITWGTLSTCLLFVTTPTEFYTLRLFTGAAEAGFFPGVVLYLSQWFPTFRRGRIMALFMSAIPVSGLLGSPFSGWILNHFAAGQGGLAGWQWMFLLQGIPTVILGALAFFLLSDTFANAQWLTDQERDVLTADHAEDLANKPKTTTDSLLAVFKNPAIWAFGLVYFCIQSGVYAINFWLPSIIKSLGFSDNLVIGWLSAIPYLLAAVFMLLVGRSADLHKERRWHLVVPMLMGAVGLLIAVNFATTPAIAIIGLSIATMGALTGLPMFWPVPTALLSAGAAAGGLALINSMGQMAGFLSPYLVGWVKDATGSTDAALYLLAGVIVCGSLLALRMTRTLKA, from the coding sequence ATGTCCCAGAGCGCAATAGCCCTCCTGGCTACCCCCGACGAAAAAAATACCGTCTACAAGCGCATCACCCTGCGCTTGATCCCCTTCATCTTCATCTGCTACCTGTTCAACTACCTCGACCGGGTCAACGTTGGCTTCGCCAAGTTGCAGATGCTCGATGCCCTGAAATTCAGCGAAACCGTGTACGGCCTCGGTGCCGGGATCTTTTTCATCGGCTACGTACTGTGCGGCGTGCCGAGCAACCTGGCCCTGACCCGATTCGGCCCGCGGCGCTGGATCGCGCTGATGATGATCACCTGGGGTACCCTGTCGACTTGCCTGCTGTTCGTCACCACCCCCACCGAGTTCTATACCTTGCGGTTGTTTACCGGCGCCGCCGAGGCCGGATTCTTTCCTGGCGTGGTGCTTTATCTCTCGCAATGGTTCCCGACGTTCCGACGTGGCCGGATCATGGCGTTGTTCATGTCGGCCATCCCGGTGTCCGGCCTGCTGGGCAGTCCGTTTTCCGGGTGGATCCTCAACCACTTCGCGGCTGGCCAGGGCGGCCTGGCGGGTTGGCAGTGGATGTTCCTGCTGCAAGGCATTCCGACGGTGATCCTCGGGGCGCTGGCGTTCTTCCTGCTCAGCGACACCTTCGCCAACGCCCAGTGGCTGACCGACCAGGAGCGCGACGTGCTCACCGCCGACCACGCCGAAGACCTGGCCAACAAGCCAAAGACCACCACCGACTCGCTGTTGGCGGTGTTCAAGAACCCGGCGATCTGGGCCTTCGGCCTGGTGTACTTCTGCATTCAGAGCGGCGTGTACGCGATCAACTTCTGGCTGCCGTCGATCATCAAGAGCCTGGGCTTCAGCGATAACCTGGTGATCGGTTGGCTGAGTGCAATCCCTTACCTGCTGGCGGCCGTGTTCATGTTGCTGGTGGGCCGCTCGGCGGACCTGCACAAGGAGCGCCGCTGGCATCTTGTCGTGCCGATGCTGATGGGCGCCGTCGGGTTGCTGATCGCCGTCAACTTCGCCACCACCCCGGCCATCGCCATCATTGGCCTGTCCATCGCCACCATGGGCGCCCTCACCGGCCTGCCAATGTTCTGGCCCGTGCCCACGGCCCTGCTCAGCGCGGGCGCGGCGGCCGGTGGGTTGGCGTTGATCAACTCCATGGGGCAGATGGCGGGATTCCTGAGCCCGTACCTGGTGGGTTGGGTCAAGGACGCCACCGGCTCGACCGACGCGGCGCTGTACCTTCTGGCGGGCGTGATTGTCTGCGGCAGCCTGCTGGCGTTGCGCATGACCCGCACCCTAAAGGCCTGA
- the gloA gene encoding lactoylglutathione lyase has translation MSLHELNTFPGVTAQPDAATAKFVFNHTMLRVKDIIRSLDFYTRVLGFSLVEKRDFPEAEFSLYFLALVDKNQIPADAAARTEWMKSIPGILELTHNHGTESDPAFAYHNGNTDPRGFGHICISVPDVVAACERFEALGCDFQKRLSDGRMKSLAFIKDPDGYWVEIIQPAPL, from the coding sequence ATGAGCCTGCACGAACTCAATACTTTCCCTGGCGTCACCGCCCAACCCGACGCCGCCACGGCCAAGTTCGTCTTCAACCACACCATGCTGCGGGTCAAGGACATCATCCGGTCCCTGGATTTCTACACCCGTGTGCTGGGTTTCTCGCTGGTGGAGAAACGCGACTTCCCGGAAGCCGAATTCAGCCTGTACTTCCTGGCACTGGTGGACAAGAACCAGATCCCGGCAGACGCGGCGGCGCGGACCGAATGGATGAAGTCGATCCCCGGCATCCTGGAACTGACCCACAACCACGGCACCGAAAGCGACCCGGCGTTCGCCTACCATAACGGCAACACCGACCCACGCGGCTTCGGCCACATCTGCATCTCGGTACCGGACGTCGTCGCCGCCTGCGAGCGCTTCGAAGCACTGGGCTGCGATTTCCAGAAACGCCTGAGCGACGGTCGCATGAAAAGCCTGGCCTTCATCAAGGACCCGGATGGCTACTGGGTCGAAATCATCCAGCCGGCGCCGCTCTAG
- a CDS encoding LysR family transcriptional regulator, with translation MTLTQLEIFSLVAELRGFTAAATRLGIGQSAVSHAIKSLEQELGVELLRRHQSAVELSDIGQQLLLRARAMLGLANTLRQEAADARGMRRGTLRIGSFGPTSSMKLLPGILRRYRDLHPGIEVHIDEGPDRQVLQWLDERRIDVGFVVLPEERFDTFMLMEDQMVALLPTRHPLAAQASLSLKDLCNDPFVLTEAGSSELVSRLFNAARLTPNVRFRCSQLLSTLDIVSRGDAVSVVSEGSLPEDERSGFVARPLSPRVPRQIGLAVLDRRQASPATLAFIELARQS, from the coding sequence ATGACCCTCACCCAACTCGAAATCTTTTCCCTGGTCGCCGAGCTGCGAGGGTTCACGGCGGCGGCAACGCGTCTGGGCATCGGCCAGTCAGCGGTATCCCACGCCATCAAATCCCTGGAACAAGAATTGGGCGTTGAATTGCTCAGGCGACATCAGTCAGCGGTGGAGCTCAGCGACATTGGCCAGCAGTTGCTGCTGCGGGCCCGGGCCATGCTCGGGCTGGCCAATACCTTGCGCCAGGAAGCCGCCGATGCCCGGGGCATGCGCCGCGGCACCTTGCGCATCGGCTCGTTCGGGCCAACGTCATCGATGAAATTGTTGCCCGGTATCCTGCGGCGCTATCGAGACTTGCACCCAGGCATCGAAGTGCACATCGACGAAGGGCCCGACAGGCAGGTCCTCCAATGGCTGGACGAACGGCGTATCGACGTCGGCTTCGTGGTGCTGCCCGAGGAGCGTTTCGATACGTTCATGTTGATGGAAGATCAGATGGTCGCCCTGCTGCCCACTCGCCATCCCCTCGCCGCCCAGGCCAGCCTGAGCCTCAAGGACCTGTGCAACGACCCCTTCGTGCTCACCGAGGCCGGATCGTCGGAGCTGGTTTCGCGCCTGTTCAATGCCGCCCGGCTGACCCCGAATGTGCGTTTCCGTTGTTCGCAATTGCTCAGTACCCTGGATATCGTCAGCCGTGGCGACGCGGTGAGCGTGGTGTCAGAAGGTTCGTTGCCGGAGGACGAGCGCTCGGGCTTCGTCGCGCGCCCCTTGTCGCCGCGGGTGCCGCGCCAGATCGGCCTGGCAGTCCTGGACCGCCGCCAGGCCTCGCCCGCCACCCTGGCGTTTATCGAGCTGGCCCGGCAGTCATGA
- a CDS encoding sugar diacid recognition domain-containing protein — protein sequence MFELDHDLAQDIVDRAMAILPYNVNVMDNQGLILGSGESERVNTRHEGAQLVLANGRVVEIDEHTAMHLKGVQPGINLPLMLDQRLIGVLGITGEPAQLRTYAELVRMTAEMLVGQRNQQAEQQWRRQRCDDLLALLLGDAGDSPRLLDEARQMGLKPQLSRVPYLFELGLEHGPGQTVETLSAWLMSRYPDSWCLTSSKSSLLWCRPVTASVENERLLGKLDGLGWNILRIAVGGQAEGLAGLRRCYRRVADLLAYGRDVLPQSRLLALSRYRLPVLLWRHRSDDALDELLTPLRKVIAKDSNGQLLATLRSWCEHDGQSQACADALGIHRNSLRYRMERIAELSGVDPLRLDGMLALYLGVQLLPQTQSTQI from the coding sequence ATGTTCGAACTCGATCACGACCTGGCGCAGGACATCGTCGACCGGGCGATGGCGATCCTGCCGTACAACGTCAATGTCATGGACAACCAGGGCCTGATCCTCGGCAGCGGCGAGTCCGAGCGGGTCAACACCCGTCACGAGGGCGCGCAACTGGTCCTGGCGAACGGTCGGGTGGTGGAAATCGACGAGCACACCGCGATGCACCTCAAGGGCGTGCAGCCGGGCATCAACCTGCCACTGATGCTCGATCAGCGGCTGATCGGCGTGCTGGGCATCACGGGTGAGCCTGCGCAACTGCGCACCTACGCCGAGCTGGTGCGCATGACCGCCGAGATGTTGGTGGGCCAGCGTAACCAGCAGGCCGAGCAGCAGTGGCGTCGCCAGCGGTGTGATGACTTGCTGGCGCTGCTGCTGGGCGATGCGGGGGATTCGCCGCGTTTGTTGGACGAAGCCCGGCAAATGGGCCTCAAGCCGCAGCTGTCGCGGGTACCGTATCTGTTCGAACTGGGCCTGGAACATGGGCCCGGGCAGACCGTCGAGACGTTGAGCGCGTGGTTGATGTCGCGCTACCCGGACAGTTGGTGCCTGACGTCATCCAAATCCTCCTTGCTCTGGTGCCGGCCGGTCACTGCCTCGGTGGAGAACGAGCGGCTGCTGGGCAAGCTCGATGGGTTGGGCTGGAACATCCTGCGGATCGCGGTGGGCGGCCAGGCTGAAGGGTTGGCGGGCTTGCGGCGTTGCTATCGACGGGTGGCTGATCTGCTGGCCTATGGGCGTGATGTGTTGCCGCAATCGCGCCTGCTGGCCCTCAGCCGTTATCGCCTGCCGGTGCTGCTCTGGCGCCATCGCAGCGACGATGCCCTGGACGAGCTGCTGACCCCATTGCGCAAGGTCATCGCCAAGGACAGCAACGGCCAACTGCTCGCCACCTTGCGCAGTTGGTGCGAACACGACGGCCAGAGCCAGGCCTGCGCCGATGCCCTGGGCATCCACCGCAACAGCCTGCGCTACCGCATGGAACGCATCGCCGAACTCAGCGGCGTGGACCCGTTGCGCCTGGACGGGATGCTGGCGTTGTACCTGGGGGTGCAACTGCTGCCCCAGACCCAGAGCACACAGATATAA
- a CDS encoding aldo/keto reductase: MSYRTLGHSGLQVSTLTLGTMMFGEQTSTEDSLRIIDKAWDQGINFIDTADVYTNGRSEEIVGEAIASRRQEWVLATKVGFGPADGVPNRSGLSRKHLFNGIEASLTRLGTDYLDIYYLHREDHNTPLHVTVSAIGDLIRQGKIRYWGLSNYRGWRIAEVIRIADSLGIDRPVISQPLYNIVNRQAETEQITAAQNYGLGVVPFSPLARGVLSGKYAPDVAPDANSRAGRQDKRILETEWRVESLRIAQQILQYTQGRGVGIVEFAIAWVLNNSAVTSAIVGPRTEEQWDSYTKAQSVKISAEDEAFIDSLVTPGHASTPGFNDVSHFVPGRVPVGAGLPQTGSHE; encoded by the coding sequence ATGAGCTACCGCACGCTAGGCCATTCCGGGTTGCAAGTCTCGACGCTGACCCTGGGCACCATGATGTTCGGCGAACAGACCAGCACCGAGGATTCGCTGCGGATCATCGACAAGGCCTGGGACCAGGGCATCAACTTCATCGACACCGCGGATGTCTACACCAACGGTCGCTCCGAAGAAATCGTCGGCGAGGCGATCGCCAGTCGTCGCCAGGAATGGGTGCTGGCCACCAAGGTTGGCTTCGGCCCAGCGGACGGGGTGCCCAACCGCAGCGGCCTGAGCCGCAAGCACCTGTTCAACGGTATCGAGGCCAGCCTGACGCGCCTGGGCACCGATTACCTGGACATCTACTACCTGCACCGCGAAGACCACAACACCCCGTTGCACGTCACCGTGTCGGCCATCGGCGACTTGATTCGCCAAGGCAAGATCCGCTACTGGGGCCTGTCGAACTACCGTGGCTGGCGCATCGCCGAAGTGATCCGGATCGCCGACAGCCTGGGCATCGACCGACCGGTGATCAGCCAACCGCTGTACAACATCGTCAATCGCCAAGCGGAAACCGAGCAGATCACGGCGGCGCAGAACTATGGCCTCGGCGTGGTGCCGTTCAGCCCCCTGGCCCGAGGCGTGCTCAGCGGCAAGTACGCGCCAGACGTGGCGCCGGACGCCAACAGCCGCGCCGGACGCCAGGACAAACGCATCCTGGAAACCGAGTGGCGGGTCGAGTCCCTGCGCATTGCCCAGCAGATCCTGCAATACACCCAGGGCCGCGGCGTGGGCATCGTCGAGTTCGCCATCGCCTGGGTGCTGAACAACAGCGCCGTGACCTCGGCCATCGTCGGACCGCGCACCGAGGAACAATGGGATTCGTACACCAAGGCGCAGTCGGTGAAGATCAGCGCAGAAGACGAAGCCTTCATCGATTCGCTGGTGACGCCGGGGCATGCTTCGACACCGGGGTTCAATGATGTGAGCCATTTCGTACCGGGGCGGGTGCCTGTGGGAGCCGGGCTCCCACAAACTGGCTCCCATGAATAA
- the hppD gene encoding 4-hydroxyphenylpyruvate dioxygenase, with translation MADIYENPMGLMGFEFIEFASPTPNTLEPIFEIMGFTKVATHRSKDVHLYRQGAINLILNNEPHSVASYFAAEHGPSVCGMAFRVKDSQKAYKRALELGAQPIHIETGPMELNLPAIKGIGGAPLYLIDRFGEGSSIYDIDFVFLEGVDRNPVGAGLKIIDHLTHNVYRGRMAYWAGFYEKLFNFREIRYFDIKGEYTGLTSKAMTAPDGMIRIPLNEESSKGAGQIEEFLMQFNGEGIQHVAFLTDDLIKTWDHLKSIGMRFMTAPPDTYYEMLEGRLPNHGEPVDELQSRGILLDGASEQGDKRLLLQIFSETLMGPVFFEFIQRKGDDGFGEGNFKALFESIERDQVRRGVLATE, from the coding sequence ATGGCAGATATATACGAAAACCCCATGGGCCTGATGGGCTTTGAATTCATCGAATTCGCATCCCCCACACCCAACACCCTGGAGCCGATCTTCGAGATCATGGGCTTCACCAAAGTGGCCACCCACCGTTCCAAGGACGTGCACCTGTATCGCCAGGGCGCGATCAACCTGATCCTCAACAACGAACCTCACAGCGTGGCGTCATACTTTGCCGCCGAGCACGGCCCGTCGGTGTGCGGCATGGCGTTCCGGGTCAAGGATTCGCAAAAGGCCTACAAGCGCGCCCTGGAACTCGGCGCCCAGCCGATCCACATCGAGACCGGCCCGATGGAGCTGAACCTGCCGGCGATCAAAGGCATCGGCGGTGCGCCGCTGTATCTGATCGACCGTTTCGGCGAAGGCAGCTCGATCTATGACATCGACTTCGTGTTCCTCGAGGGCGTTGACCGCAACCCGGTGGGCGCAGGCCTGAAAATCATCGACCACCTGACCCATAACGTGTATCGCGGGCGCATGGCCTACTGGGCCGGCTTCTACGAGAAACTGTTCAACTTCCGCGAGATCCGTTACTTCGACATCAAGGGCGAATACACCGGCCTGACCTCCAAGGCCATGACCGCCCCGGATGGCATGATTCGCATCCCGTTGAACGAAGAGTCGTCCAAGGGTGCCGGACAGATCGAAGAGTTCCTGATGCAGTTCAACGGCGAAGGCATCCAGCACGTGGCCTTCCTCACCGATGACCTGATCAAGACCTGGGATCACCTGAAAAGCATCGGCATGCGCTTCATGACCGCGCCGCCGGACACCTACTATGAAATGCTCGAAGGCCGCCTGCCGAACCACGGCGAACCGGTGGATGAACTGCAATCGCGGGGTATTCTGCTGGACGGTGCTTCCGAGCAGGGCGACAAGCGTCTGCTGCTGCAGATCTTCTCGGAAACCCTGATGGGGCCGGTGTTCTTCGAATTCATCCAGCGCAAGGGCGACGATGGTTTCGGCGAAGGCAACTTCAAGGCGCTGTTCGAATCCATCGAGCGCGACCAGGTGCGTCGTGGTGTGTTGGCGACCGAATAA
- the rarD gene encoding EamA family transporter RarD: MSKGIVLSVSASALFAVMYYYTSLLSPLTGVEIFGWRMLLTMPCMTLFMLVAREWKLVTALIRRLIATPRLLIAAIASSALMGAQLWLFMWAPLNGYSLDVSLGYFLLPLSMVLTGRIVYGERLSYLQKVAVFFATLGVFNELYQVGGFSWATLLVVIGYPIYFILRKRIKTDNLGGLWLDMTLMLPVALWFVQSGEQGLDVFDQYPWLSLLIPVLGVISASALVSYIVASRLLPFSLFGLLSYVEPVLLLGVALLLGESIKAGEWLTYIPIWMAVAVLVFEGFKHLVRQQRRT; this comes from the coding sequence GTGTCCAAAGGCATCGTTCTATCGGTCTCGGCCTCTGCGCTGTTCGCCGTCATGTACTACTACACCTCGCTGCTTTCCCCCCTGACCGGCGTGGAGATCTTCGGTTGGCGCATGCTGCTGACGATGCCGTGCATGACCCTATTCATGCTCGTGGCACGGGAATGGAAACTGGTCACGGCGCTTATCCGACGCCTGATCGCCACGCCACGGCTGTTGATCGCGGCAATAGCCTCCTCGGCACTGATGGGCGCGCAACTGTGGCTGTTCATGTGGGCACCGCTCAATGGCTACAGCCTGGACGTTTCGCTGGGGTACTTCCTGTTGCCGCTGTCGATGGTCCTGACCGGACGCATCGTCTATGGCGAACGCCTTTCCTACCTGCAGAAAGTCGCCGTGTTCTTCGCCACCCTTGGCGTGTTCAACGAGCTGTACCAAGTAGGCGGTTTTTCCTGGGCAACCTTGCTGGTGGTGATCGGCTACCCGATCTATTTCATCCTGCGCAAACGCATCAAGACCGACAACCTGGGTGGACTCTGGCTGGACATGACCCTCATGCTCCCCGTTGCACTGTGGTTCGTGCAAAGCGGCGAACAGGGCCTCGACGTTTTTGATCAATACCCGTGGCTGTCGCTGCTGATCCCGGTGCTCGGGGTGATCAGTGCCAGCGCGCTGGTGTCCTACATCGTCGCCAGTCGATTACTGCCGTTCAGCCTGTTCGGGCTGTTGAGCTATGTCGAGCCGGTGTTGCTGCTGGGCGTTGCGTTGCTGTTGGGCGAAAGCATCAAGGCCGGTGAATGGCTGACCTACATCCCCATCTGGATGGCGGTCGCGGTGCTGGTGTTCGAAGGGTTCAAGCACTTGGTGCGGCAGCAGCGCCGAACGTAA
- a CDS encoding DMT family transporter: protein MKTLEQTLPTPSDLPVYLKLAMVTMIWGATFVAGRILADALAPMFAASLRFLLASIALLSFLALAGIPLARPSVKQALQLAALGFFGIFFYNLCFFYGLQYITASRASLIVALNPAVIGLASWWLFKERLNRLKVAGIVLCIGGAGLVIVSRDPSLLQGAAQGWIGDLLIFGCVLGWGIYSLFSKKLNDSLGPLQTVTWSILLGTLMLWLACAVAGEIRVQALRALDVEQWLSLLYLGVLGSALAYIAWYDGIRRIGATRSGVFIALNPLTAVLLGALLLDERLTALMCVGGGVILLGIFLCNKPLARSKEKAI, encoded by the coding sequence ATGAAAACCCTCGAACAAACCCTCCCAACCCCCTCGGACCTGCCGGTCTACCTGAAGCTCGCCATGGTCACCATGATCTGGGGCGCAACCTTCGTCGCTGGCCGGATCCTTGCCGATGCCCTGGCACCGATGTTCGCCGCCAGCCTGCGTTTCCTGTTGGCGAGTATCGCACTGCTGTCGTTTCTCGCTCTGGCCGGGATCCCGCTGGCCAGGCCCAGTGTGAAGCAGGCGCTGCAATTGGCGGCGCTGGGGTTCTTCGGCATCTTTTTCTACAACCTGTGCTTCTTCTATGGCCTGCAGTACATCACTGCGTCGCGGGCTTCGCTGATCGTGGCCTTGAATCCCGCCGTGATCGGACTGGCGTCCTGGTGGTTGTTCAAGGAGCGGCTGAACCGCTTGAAGGTGGCGGGCATCGTGCTGTGCATCGGCGGGGCGGGATTGGTAATCGTCAGCCGTGATCCGTCCTTGCTGCAAGGCGCGGCGCAGGGCTGGATCGGTGACCTGCTGATTTTTGGCTGCGTGTTGGGCTGGGGCATCTATTCGCTGTTTTCGAAAAAGCTGAATGACAGCCTCGGCCCCTTGCAGACCGTGACCTGGTCGATTCTGCTGGGCACGCTGATGTTGTGGCTGGCCTGCGCGGTGGCGGGCGAGATTCGTGTCCAAGCCCTGCGCGCGCTGGACGTGGAGCAATGGCTGAGCCTGTTGTACCTCGGCGTGCTGGGCTCGGCCCTGGCCTATATCGCCTGGTACGACGGAATTCGCCGGATCGGTGCGACCCGTTCCGGGGTGTTCATTGCGCTTAATCCGTTGACGGCGGTGCTGTTGGGGGCGCTGCTGCTGGACGAACGGCTCACGGCCTTGATGTGTGTCGGCGGGGGCGTGATTCTGCTGGGGATTTTCCTGTGCAACAAACCCCTTGCGCGGTCGAAGGAAAAGGCGATTTGA